One Ciconia boyciana chromosome 9, ASM3463844v1, whole genome shotgun sequence genomic window carries:
- the DHODH gene encoding dihydroorotate dehydrogenase (quinone), mitochondrial isoform X3 — translation MAAPLREVRVLGQRFCNPVGLAAGFDKQGEAVDGLYKMGFGFVEVGTVTPEPQEGNPRPRVFRLVEDEAVINRYGFNSHGHLAVERRLRARQETQLRLTGAGMPLGVNLGKNKSSTDAAADYVAGVRTLGPLADYLVVNVSSPNTPGLRDLQGKAELRDLLTKVLAERDVLPCERKPAVLVKIAPDLTAQDKQDIASIVCELGVDGLIVSNTTVSRPSSLRSRQRTEPGGLSGKPLRELSTQTIREMYSLTRGRVPIIGVGGVSSGRDALEKIRAGASLVQMYTALVYHGPPVVGAVKRELEELLRGSRTSWRRLEPTTGADTLQNQGLAGRSRGRAGTGLTLPVLGRLGPSRGPGPSAREGPAVLLIAGLAWTVLETAAATEWSCAKPAEIEHGYVEHLIKYRCDPYYQLRGSGDGTYRCDEDHVWVSAEAGKEVPVCEPVCGKPKNPPKQMQRIIGGLLARKGSFPWQARLVTRHNLIAGATLIDDQWLLTTGRNVYLNHSENAKPEEIAPTLQLFLGSKEQPALGIERVVLHPGYPQSVDLALLKLKRKVLLGEEVMPICLPQKDYVRPGRVGYVSGWGRGATFAFPDMMKYVMLPVAEGESCRQYYGARNATYWVQPILSNDTFCVGMSELREDTCYGDAGGAFAVQDPDDDTWYAAGILSYDKTCTASKYGVYVDVQRVLAWIKETVAAG, via the exons ATGGCGGCGCCGCTGCGC GAGGTGCGAGTCCTCGGGCAGCGGTTCTGCAACCCGGTGGGCCTGGCGGCTGGCTTCGACAAGCAGGGCGAGGCTGTGGACGGGCTGTACAAGATGGGTTTCGGCTTTGTGGAAGTAGGGACTGTAACGCCCGAGCCCCAGGAGGGGAACCCCAGACCCAGGGTCTTCCGGCTGGTGGAGGACGAGGCGGTCATTAACAG ATATGGATTCAACAGCCATGGCCACCTTGCAGTGGAGCGCAGGCTGCGGGCCCGCCAGGAGACCCAGCTCAGGCTCACTGGTG CGGGGATGCCCCTTGGAGTCAACCTGGGCAAGAACAAGAGCTCTACCGATGCTGCAGCTGACTACGTGGCTGGGGTCCGGACGCTGGGCCCTTTGGCTGACTACCTGGTTGTGAACGTGTCCAGCCCCAACACCCCAGGGCTGCGGGACCTGCAGGGCAAGGCCGAGCTGCGGGACCTGCTGACCAAG GTGCTGGCGGAGAGGGACGTGCTGCCCTGCGAGCGCAAGCCAGCCGTGCTGGTGAAGATTGCCCCTGACCTCACCGCGCAGGACAAGCAGGACATCGCTAGCATCGTCTGCGAG CTAGGTGTGGACGGGCTGATTGTCAGTAACACCACCGTGAGCCGCCCCAGCAGCCTCCGGAGCAGGCAGCGCACAGAGCCTGGGGGCCTCAGCGGGAAGCCCCTGCGGGAGCTCTCCACGCAGACCATCAGGGAGATGTACTCCCTCACCCGAG GCCGGGTGCCCATCatcggggtggggggagtgagcagcGGGCGTGATGCCCTGGAGAAGATCCGCGCGGGAGCCTCGCTTGTGCAGATGTACACGGCGCTCGTGTACCACGGGCCGCCGGTGGTGGGGGCAGTGAAGCGGGAATTGGAGGAGCTGCTGAG GGGTTCAAGAACGTCATGGAGGCGGTTGGAGCCGACCACCGGTGCTGACACGCTGCAGAATCAAGGTCTAGCCGGGAGGAGCCGTGGCCGAGCAGGGACAGGTCTGACGCTTCCAGTGCTGGGCAGGCTGGGACCGAGCCGAGGTCCTGGTCCCAGCGCCCGAGAAGG acctgcagtgctgctgatTGCTGGCCTGGCCTGGACCGTGCTGGAGACGGCAGCTGCCACCG agTGGAGCTGTGCAAAGCCTGCGGAGATTGAACACGGCTACGTGGAGCACCTGATCAAGTACCGCTGCGACCCGTACTACCAGCTGCGCGGCTCTGGTGATG GCACGTACAGGTGTGACGAGGATCACGTGTGGGTGAGCGCTGAAGCTGGCAAGGAGGTGCCCGTCTGCGAGCCAg TGTGCGGGAAGCCGAAGAACCCCCCCAAGCAGATGCAGCGCATCATCGGGGGCCTGCTGGCCAGGAAGGGCAGCTTCCCTTGGCAGGCCCGGCTGGTGACCCGCCACAACCTCATCGCGGGGGCCACGCTCATTGATGACCAGTGGCTGCTGACCACGGGCAGGAACGTCTACCTGAACCACAGTGAGAACGCCAAGCCGGAGGAGATCGCCCCTACGCTGCAGCTCTTCCTgggcagcaaggagcagcccGCCTTGGGCATCGAGCGCGTGGTGCTGCACCCTGGCTACCCGCAGTCTGTGGATCTGGCCCTGCTGAAGCTCAAGCGGAAGGTGCTCCTCGGAGAGGAGGTGATGCCCATCTGCCTGCCCCAGAAGGACTACGTGCGCCCGGGGCGGGTGGGTTACGTCTCAGGCTGGGGCCGCGGTGCCACCTTTGCCTTTCCCGACATGATGAAGTACGTGATGCTGCCGGTGGCCGAGGGCGAGAGCTGCAGGCAGTACTACGGGGCACGGAATGCGACCTACTGGGTCCAGCCTATCCTCAGCAATGACACCTTTTGTGTGGGCATGAGCGAGCTGCGGGAAGATACGTGCTATGGGGATGCCGGCGGCGCCTTCGCCGTGCAGGACCCCGATGACGACACCTGGTACGCGGCCGGCATCCTCAGCTACGACAAGACCTGCACGGCCTCCAAGTATGGCGTCTACGTGGACGTGCAGCGGGTCCTGGCCTGGATCAAGGAGACGGTGGCGGCCGGCTGA
- the DHODH gene encoding dihydroorotate dehydrogenase (quinone), mitochondrial isoform X1: MAAPLRGRLRALAAALGGCGLLLGSALAAGDERLYAAAVMPALRALPPEAAHGLALRAAAFGLLPSARPDGPALEVRVLGQRFCNPVGLAAGFDKQGEAVDGLYKMGFGFVEVGTVTPEPQEGNPRPRVFRLVEDEAVINRYGFNSHGHLAVERRLRARQETQLRLTGAGMPLGVNLGKNKSSTDAAADYVAGVRTLGPLADYLVVNVSSPNTPGLRDLQGKAELRDLLTKVLAERDVLPCERKPAVLVKIAPDLTAQDKQDIASIVCELGVDGLIVSNTTVSRPSSLRSRQRTEPGGLSGKPLRELSTQTIREMYSLTRGRVPIIGVGGVSSGRDALEKIRAGASLVQMYTALVYHGPPVVGAVKRELEELLRGSRTSWRRLEPTTGADTLQNQGLAGRSRGRAGTGLTLPVLGRLGPSRGPGPSAREGPAVLLIAGLAWTVLETAAATEWSCAKPAEIEHGYVEHLIKYRCDPYYQLRGSGDGTYRCDEDHVWVSAEAGKEVPVCEPVCGKPKNPPKQMQRIIGGLLARKGSFPWQARLVTRHNLIAGATLIDDQWLLTTGRNVYLNHSENAKPEEIAPTLQLFLGSKEQPALGIERVVLHPGYPQSVDLALLKLKRKVLLGEEVMPICLPQKDYVRPGRVGYVSGWGRGATFAFPDMMKYVMLPVAEGESCRQYYGARNATYWVQPILSNDTFCVGMSELREDTCYGDAGGAFAVQDPDDDTWYAAGILSYDKTCTASKYGVYVDVQRVLAWIKETVAAG; the protein is encoded by the exons ATGGCGGCGCCGCTGCGC GGGCGGCTGCGGGCgctggcggcggcgctgggcggctgcgggctgctgctgggctcgGCGCTGGCGGCGGGCGACGAGCGGCTCTACGCGGCGGCGGTGATGCCCGCGCTCCGCGCGCTCCCCCCCGAGGCCGCCCACGGCCTGGCCCTGCGCGCCGCCGCCTTCGGGCTGCTGCCATCCGCCCGTCCCGACGGCCCCGCGCTG GAGGTGCGAGTCCTCGGGCAGCGGTTCTGCAACCCGGTGGGCCTGGCGGCTGGCTTCGACAAGCAGGGCGAGGCTGTGGACGGGCTGTACAAGATGGGTTTCGGCTTTGTGGAAGTAGGGACTGTAACGCCCGAGCCCCAGGAGGGGAACCCCAGACCCAGGGTCTTCCGGCTGGTGGAGGACGAGGCGGTCATTAACAG ATATGGATTCAACAGCCATGGCCACCTTGCAGTGGAGCGCAGGCTGCGGGCCCGCCAGGAGACCCAGCTCAGGCTCACTGGTG CGGGGATGCCCCTTGGAGTCAACCTGGGCAAGAACAAGAGCTCTACCGATGCTGCAGCTGACTACGTGGCTGGGGTCCGGACGCTGGGCCCTTTGGCTGACTACCTGGTTGTGAACGTGTCCAGCCCCAACACCCCAGGGCTGCGGGACCTGCAGGGCAAGGCCGAGCTGCGGGACCTGCTGACCAAG GTGCTGGCGGAGAGGGACGTGCTGCCCTGCGAGCGCAAGCCAGCCGTGCTGGTGAAGATTGCCCCTGACCTCACCGCGCAGGACAAGCAGGACATCGCTAGCATCGTCTGCGAG CTAGGTGTGGACGGGCTGATTGTCAGTAACACCACCGTGAGCCGCCCCAGCAGCCTCCGGAGCAGGCAGCGCACAGAGCCTGGGGGCCTCAGCGGGAAGCCCCTGCGGGAGCTCTCCACGCAGACCATCAGGGAGATGTACTCCCTCACCCGAG GCCGGGTGCCCATCatcggggtggggggagtgagcagcGGGCGTGATGCCCTGGAGAAGATCCGCGCGGGAGCCTCGCTTGTGCAGATGTACACGGCGCTCGTGTACCACGGGCCGCCGGTGGTGGGGGCAGTGAAGCGGGAATTGGAGGAGCTGCTGAG GGGTTCAAGAACGTCATGGAGGCGGTTGGAGCCGACCACCGGTGCTGACACGCTGCAGAATCAAGGTCTAGCCGGGAGGAGCCGTGGCCGAGCAGGGACAGGTCTGACGCTTCCAGTGCTGGGCAGGCTGGGACCGAGCCGAGGTCCTGGTCCCAGCGCCCGAGAAGG acctgcagtgctgctgatTGCTGGCCTGGCCTGGACCGTGCTGGAGACGGCAGCTGCCACCG agTGGAGCTGTGCAAAGCCTGCGGAGATTGAACACGGCTACGTGGAGCACCTGATCAAGTACCGCTGCGACCCGTACTACCAGCTGCGCGGCTCTGGTGATG GCACGTACAGGTGTGACGAGGATCACGTGTGGGTGAGCGCTGAAGCTGGCAAGGAGGTGCCCGTCTGCGAGCCAg TGTGCGGGAAGCCGAAGAACCCCCCCAAGCAGATGCAGCGCATCATCGGGGGCCTGCTGGCCAGGAAGGGCAGCTTCCCTTGGCAGGCCCGGCTGGTGACCCGCCACAACCTCATCGCGGGGGCCACGCTCATTGATGACCAGTGGCTGCTGACCACGGGCAGGAACGTCTACCTGAACCACAGTGAGAACGCCAAGCCGGAGGAGATCGCCCCTACGCTGCAGCTCTTCCTgggcagcaaggagcagcccGCCTTGGGCATCGAGCGCGTGGTGCTGCACCCTGGCTACCCGCAGTCTGTGGATCTGGCCCTGCTGAAGCTCAAGCGGAAGGTGCTCCTCGGAGAGGAGGTGATGCCCATCTGCCTGCCCCAGAAGGACTACGTGCGCCCGGGGCGGGTGGGTTACGTCTCAGGCTGGGGCCGCGGTGCCACCTTTGCCTTTCCCGACATGATGAAGTACGTGATGCTGCCGGTGGCCGAGGGCGAGAGCTGCAGGCAGTACTACGGGGCACGGAATGCGACCTACTGGGTCCAGCCTATCCTCAGCAATGACACCTTTTGTGTGGGCATGAGCGAGCTGCGGGAAGATACGTGCTATGGGGATGCCGGCGGCGCCTTCGCCGTGCAGGACCCCGATGACGACACCTGGTACGCGGCCGGCATCCTCAGCTACGACAAGACCTGCACGGCCTCCAAGTATGGCGTCTACGTGGACGTGCAGCGGGTCCTGGCCTGGATCAAGGAGACGGTGGCGGCCGGCTGA
- the DHODH gene encoding dihydroorotate dehydrogenase (quinone), mitochondrial isoform X4, translating to MAAPLRGRLRALAAALGGCGLLLGSALAAGDERLYAAAVMPALRALPPEAAHGLALRAAAFGLLPSARPDGPALEVRVLGQRFCNPVGLAAGFDKQGEAVDGLYKMGFGFVEVGTVTPEPQEGNPRPRVFRLVEDEAVINRYGFNSHGHLAVERRLRARQETQLRLTGAGMPLGVNLGKNKSSTDAAADYVAGVRTLGPLADYLVVNVSSPNTPGLRDLQGKAELRDLLTKVLAERDVLPCERKPAVLVKIAPDLTAQDKQDIASIVCELGVDGLIVSNTTVSRPSSLRSRQRTEPGGLSGKPLRELSTQTIREMYSLTRGRVPIIGVGGVSSGRDALEKIRAGASLVQMYTALVYHGPPVVGAVKRELEELLREQGFKNVMEAVGADHRC from the exons ATGGCGGCGCCGCTGCGC GGGCGGCTGCGGGCgctggcggcggcgctgggcggctgcgggctgctgctgggctcgGCGCTGGCGGCGGGCGACGAGCGGCTCTACGCGGCGGCGGTGATGCCCGCGCTCCGCGCGCTCCCCCCCGAGGCCGCCCACGGCCTGGCCCTGCGCGCCGCCGCCTTCGGGCTGCTGCCATCCGCCCGTCCCGACGGCCCCGCGCTG GAGGTGCGAGTCCTCGGGCAGCGGTTCTGCAACCCGGTGGGCCTGGCGGCTGGCTTCGACAAGCAGGGCGAGGCTGTGGACGGGCTGTACAAGATGGGTTTCGGCTTTGTGGAAGTAGGGACTGTAACGCCCGAGCCCCAGGAGGGGAACCCCAGACCCAGGGTCTTCCGGCTGGTGGAGGACGAGGCGGTCATTAACAG ATATGGATTCAACAGCCATGGCCACCTTGCAGTGGAGCGCAGGCTGCGGGCCCGCCAGGAGACCCAGCTCAGGCTCACTGGTG CGGGGATGCCCCTTGGAGTCAACCTGGGCAAGAACAAGAGCTCTACCGATGCTGCAGCTGACTACGTGGCTGGGGTCCGGACGCTGGGCCCTTTGGCTGACTACCTGGTTGTGAACGTGTCCAGCCCCAACACCCCAGGGCTGCGGGACCTGCAGGGCAAGGCCGAGCTGCGGGACCTGCTGACCAAG GTGCTGGCGGAGAGGGACGTGCTGCCCTGCGAGCGCAAGCCAGCCGTGCTGGTGAAGATTGCCCCTGACCTCACCGCGCAGGACAAGCAGGACATCGCTAGCATCGTCTGCGAG CTAGGTGTGGACGGGCTGATTGTCAGTAACACCACCGTGAGCCGCCCCAGCAGCCTCCGGAGCAGGCAGCGCACAGAGCCTGGGGGCCTCAGCGGGAAGCCCCTGCGGGAGCTCTCCACGCAGACCATCAGGGAGATGTACTCCCTCACCCGAG GCCGGGTGCCCATCatcggggtggggggagtgagcagcGGGCGTGATGCCCTGGAGAAGATCCGCGCGGGAGCCTCGCTTGTGCAGATGTACACGGCGCTCGTGTACCACGGGCCGCCGGTGGTGGGGGCAGTGAAGCGGGAATTGGAGGAGCTGCTGAG GGAGCAGGGGTTCAAGAACGTCATGGAGGCGGTTGGAGCCGACCACCGGTGCTGA
- the DHODH gene encoding dihydroorotate dehydrogenase (quinone), mitochondrial isoform X2, whose product MAAPLRGRLRALAAALGGCGLLLGSALAAGDERLYAAAVMPALRALPPEAAHGLALRAAAFGLLPSARPDGPALEVRVLGQRFCNPVGLAAGFDKQGEAVDGLYKMGFGFVEVGTVTPEPQEGNPRPRVFRLVEDEAVINRYGFNSHGHLAVERRLRARQETQLRLTGAGMPLGVNLGKNKSSTDAAADYVAGVRTLGPLADYLVVNVSSPNTPGLRDLQGKAELRDLLTKVLAERDVLPCERKPAVLVKIAPDLTAQDKQDIASIVCELGVDGLIVSNTTVSRPSSLRSRQRTEPGGLSGKPLRELSTQTIREMYSLTRGSRGSRTSWRRLEPTTGADTLQNQGLAGRSRGRAGTGLTLPVLGRLGPSRGPGPSAREGPAVLLIAGLAWTVLETAAATEWSCAKPAEIEHGYVEHLIKYRCDPYYQLRGSGDGTYRCDEDHVWVSAEAGKEVPVCEPVCGKPKNPPKQMQRIIGGLLARKGSFPWQARLVTRHNLIAGATLIDDQWLLTTGRNVYLNHSENAKPEEIAPTLQLFLGSKEQPALGIERVVLHPGYPQSVDLALLKLKRKVLLGEEVMPICLPQKDYVRPGRVGYVSGWGRGATFAFPDMMKYVMLPVAEGESCRQYYGARNATYWVQPILSNDTFCVGMSELREDTCYGDAGGAFAVQDPDDDTWYAAGILSYDKTCTASKYGVYVDVQRVLAWIKETVAAG is encoded by the exons ATGGCGGCGCCGCTGCGC GGGCGGCTGCGGGCgctggcggcggcgctgggcggctgcgggctgctgctgggctcgGCGCTGGCGGCGGGCGACGAGCGGCTCTACGCGGCGGCGGTGATGCCCGCGCTCCGCGCGCTCCCCCCCGAGGCCGCCCACGGCCTGGCCCTGCGCGCCGCCGCCTTCGGGCTGCTGCCATCCGCCCGTCCCGACGGCCCCGCGCTG GAGGTGCGAGTCCTCGGGCAGCGGTTCTGCAACCCGGTGGGCCTGGCGGCTGGCTTCGACAAGCAGGGCGAGGCTGTGGACGGGCTGTACAAGATGGGTTTCGGCTTTGTGGAAGTAGGGACTGTAACGCCCGAGCCCCAGGAGGGGAACCCCAGACCCAGGGTCTTCCGGCTGGTGGAGGACGAGGCGGTCATTAACAG ATATGGATTCAACAGCCATGGCCACCTTGCAGTGGAGCGCAGGCTGCGGGCCCGCCAGGAGACCCAGCTCAGGCTCACTGGTG CGGGGATGCCCCTTGGAGTCAACCTGGGCAAGAACAAGAGCTCTACCGATGCTGCAGCTGACTACGTGGCTGGGGTCCGGACGCTGGGCCCTTTGGCTGACTACCTGGTTGTGAACGTGTCCAGCCCCAACACCCCAGGGCTGCGGGACCTGCAGGGCAAGGCCGAGCTGCGGGACCTGCTGACCAAG GTGCTGGCGGAGAGGGACGTGCTGCCCTGCGAGCGCAAGCCAGCCGTGCTGGTGAAGATTGCCCCTGACCTCACCGCGCAGGACAAGCAGGACATCGCTAGCATCGTCTGCGAG CTAGGTGTGGACGGGCTGATTGTCAGTAACACCACCGTGAGCCGCCCCAGCAGCCTCCGGAGCAGGCAGCGCACAGAGCCTGGGGGCCTCAGCGGGAAGCCCCTGCGGGAGCTCTCCACGCAGACCATCAGGGAGATGTACTCCCTCACCCGAG GGAGCAGGGGTTCAAGAACGTCATGGAGGCGGTTGGAGCCGACCACCGGTGCTGACACGCTGCAGAATCAAGGTCTAGCCGGGAGGAGCCGTGGCCGAGCAGGGACAGGTCTGACGCTTCCAGTGCTGGGCAGGCTGGGACCGAGCCGAGGTCCTGGTCCCAGCGCCCGAGAAGG acctgcagtgctgctgatTGCTGGCCTGGCCTGGACCGTGCTGGAGACGGCAGCTGCCACCG agTGGAGCTGTGCAAAGCCTGCGGAGATTGAACACGGCTACGTGGAGCACCTGATCAAGTACCGCTGCGACCCGTACTACCAGCTGCGCGGCTCTGGTGATG GCACGTACAGGTGTGACGAGGATCACGTGTGGGTGAGCGCTGAAGCTGGCAAGGAGGTGCCCGTCTGCGAGCCAg TGTGCGGGAAGCCGAAGAACCCCCCCAAGCAGATGCAGCGCATCATCGGGGGCCTGCTGGCCAGGAAGGGCAGCTTCCCTTGGCAGGCCCGGCTGGTGACCCGCCACAACCTCATCGCGGGGGCCACGCTCATTGATGACCAGTGGCTGCTGACCACGGGCAGGAACGTCTACCTGAACCACAGTGAGAACGCCAAGCCGGAGGAGATCGCCCCTACGCTGCAGCTCTTCCTgggcagcaaggagcagcccGCCTTGGGCATCGAGCGCGTGGTGCTGCACCCTGGCTACCCGCAGTCTGTGGATCTGGCCCTGCTGAAGCTCAAGCGGAAGGTGCTCCTCGGAGAGGAGGTGATGCCCATCTGCCTGCCCCAGAAGGACTACGTGCGCCCGGGGCGGGTGGGTTACGTCTCAGGCTGGGGCCGCGGTGCCACCTTTGCCTTTCCCGACATGATGAAGTACGTGATGCTGCCGGTGGCCGAGGGCGAGAGCTGCAGGCAGTACTACGGGGCACGGAATGCGACCTACTGGGTCCAGCCTATCCTCAGCAATGACACCTTTTGTGTGGGCATGAGCGAGCTGCGGGAAGATACGTGCTATGGGGATGCCGGCGGCGCCTTCGCCGTGCAGGACCCCGATGACGACACCTGGTACGCGGCCGGCATCCTCAGCTACGACAAGACCTGCACGGCCTCCAAGTATGGCGTCTACGTGGACGTGCAGCGGGTCCTGGCCTGGATCAAGGAGACGGTGGCGGCCGGCTGA
- the IST1 gene encoding IST1 homolog produces the protein MLGSGFKAERLRVNLRLVINRLKLLEKKKTELAQKARKEIADYLAAGKDERARIRVEHIIREDYLVEAMEILELYCDLLLARFGLIQSMKELDSGLAEAVSTLIWAAPRLQSEVAELKIVADQLCAKYSKEYGKLCRTNQIGTVNDRLMHKLSVEAPPKILVERYLIEIAKNYNVPYEPDSVVMAEAPAGGEADLIDVGFTDDVKKGGHGGGGGGGFTAPLLGHDGIVPMPVMMPMPMPTPNPPFSYPPPKGPENFSGLPVGTYQPFTNIHPPPIPATPPTYESIDEPNADKDASAPVAGPGPKSEASPKPRAGASNTFDNFVLPELPSVPDTLPTASAGANSSASEDIDFDDLSRRFEELKKKT, from the exons ATGTTGGGCTCTGGGTTCAAGGCTGAGCGCTTGCGAGTCAACCTGCGCCTCGTCATCAATCGCCTCAAactgctggagaaaaagaaga CTGAGTTGGCCCagaaggcaaggaaggagatTGCAGATTATCTGGCAGCTGGAAAAGATGAGCGTGCCAGGATTCGTGTGGAGCACATCATCCGTGAAGATTACCTTGTGGAGGCCATGGAGATCCTGGAGCTGTACTGCGATCTGCTGCTAGCCCGCTTTGGCTTGATTCAGTCCATGAA GGAGCTGGACTCTGGCCTGGCAGAAGCAGTATCTACGCTGATTTGGGCTGCACCACGACTCCAGTCGGAAGTGGCTGAGTTGAAGATT gttGCTGACCAGCTGTGTGCCAAGTACAGCAAGGAGTATGGGAAGCTGTGCCGGACGAACCAGATTGGGACAGTCAATGACAGG CTGATGCACAAGCTGAGCGTGGAGGCACCACCCAAGATTCTGGTGGAGAGGTACCTCATCGAGATTGCCAAGAACTACAATGTGCCCTATGAGCCTGATTCGGTGGTGATG gctgaagccCCTGCAGGCGGAGAGGCAGATCTGATTGATGTGGGATTCACAGATGATGTGAAGAAGGGTGGCcatggagggggaggaggtggtggatTTACAGCCCCGCTGCTTGGTCATGATGGAATAGTACCCATGCCAGTAATGATGCCTATGCCCATGCCAACACCAAATCCGCCCTTCTCCTATCCACCTCCAAAGGGACCG GAGAACTTCAGTGGCCTACCAGTGGGGACCTACCAGCCTTTCACCAACATCCATCCACCTCCAATTCCGGCAACCCCACCAACATATGAGTCT ATTGATGAGCCTAATGCCGACAAGGATGCTTCTGCGCCAGTGGCTG GGCCCGGGCCCAAGTCGGAAGCTTCTCCTAAACCAAGAGCTGGAGCTTCTAATACCTTTGATAACTTTGTGCTGCCTGAATTACCATCCGTGCCAGATACGCTGCCAACAGCATCTGCCGGCGCCAACTCTTCTGCCTCTGAAGACATTGACTTTGATGATCTTTCTCGGAGATTTGAGGagctaaagaagaaaacataa